The proteins below are encoded in one region of Fervidicoccaceae archaeon:
- a CDS encoding CBS domain-containing protein, with amino-acid sequence MFTRFPTVTPDDTLTRIRALMRETGWRIVPVVSDANSLRLLGIIYRADLLVVSSTRSNAKANNVMNPPKITLRPQDEVLDALDLMLRSDEWYSPVVSEREKISGVLGLECVNCAVVASKSQILEKPVERYMSRDLIVVEPRDEVAKAWRLMREHRYSGLPVVKPNGEIVGVLTQYDLLRRGSARPVIESESSPRRTLVGYYMSTPPVCVPRDSSMLEAAKLMCERDIGRVFVVDFNKKLIGVVDREDVARCILEHFVSEHKGARSR; translated from the coding sequence ATGTTTACGCGCTTCCCTACAGTCACCCCCGACGATACGCTTACGCGCATTAGAGCGCTCATGCGAGAGACAGGTTGGCGTATCGTGCCTGTCGTGAGCGACGCGAACTCGCTAAGACTTTTAGGAATCATCTATAGAGCCGACTTGCTCGTGGTGAGCTCGACGAGGAGCAACGCTAAGGCCAACAACGTGATGAACCCCCCCAAAATAACACTGAGACCACAGGATGAGGTTCTCGATGCACTAGATTTAATGCTGCGTTCAGACGAGTGGTATTCGCCCGTAGTATCGGAGAGGGAGAAGATCTCTGGAGTACTAGGACTGGAGTGCGTCAATTGCGCTGTAGTCGCTAGCAAGTCGCAAATACTCGAGAAGCCCGTGGAGCGCTATATGTCGAGGGACCTCATAGTTGTCGAGCCACGTGACGAGGTAGCTAAGGCGTGGAGATTGATGAGAGAGCACAGGTACTCCGGGCTCCCCGTGGTAAAGCCCAACGGTGAAATAGTGGGGGTGCTCACTCAATATGATCTGCTTAGAAGGGGTTCGGCCAGGCCTGTTATAGAATCTGAGTCCTCGCCCAGGAGGACGCTAGTGGGCTACTATATGAGCACACCACCCGTATGTGTACCGAGGGATTCGAGCATGCTAGAGGCCGCTAAGCTGATGTGCGAAAGAGACATTGGTAGGGTCTTCGTAGTGGACTTCAACAAGAAGTTAATCGGCGTGGTAGACAGAGAAGACGTCGCTAGATGCATTTTGGAACACTTCGTTAGCGAACATAAAGGCGCTCGCTCTCGGTGA
- a CDS encoding Mut7-C RNAse domain-containing protein, with protein MSADPKKSYHLKFAVDAMLGNLARYLRMLGYDTVYSTNLEDAQLLELCQAEGRILVTGDRVLAATARRMDCKVLLLEPEDSARLPRALGKVAEAFSLRLKIDPEHSRCPLCNSVLRRADIDEVKAAGLTPGKGALKCDNCGNIYWAGGHWRTIKAVLEEAERLQRTPERDH; from the coding sequence ATGTCAGCGGATCCCAAGAAGAGCTACCATCTCAAATTCGCGGTTGATGCTATGTTGGGTAATCTGGCAAGGTACTTGAGGATGCTAGGCTACGACACCGTCTACTCAACGAATTTAGAGGACGCCCAACTCTTGGAGCTCTGCCAAGCCGAGGGCAGAATACTAGTGACCGGCGACAGAGTCCTGGCGGCTACGGCTCGACGCATGGACTGCAAGGTCCTCCTTTTAGAGCCCGAGGACTCCGCGCGCCTCCCGAGAGCTTTGGGCAAAGTGGCTGAGGCTTTCTCGCTCAGGTTGAAGATTGACCCGGAGCACAGTAGATGCCCTCTTTGCAATTCTGTTCTTAGAAGAGCCGATATCGATGAAGTGAAAGCGGCCGGCTTGACTCCTGGGAAAGGAGCGTTGAAGTGCGATAATTGCGGCAATATCTATTGGGCCGGGGGACACTGGAGGACCATAAAAGCCGTGTTAGAAGAAGCCGAGAGACTTCAGAGAACGCCTGAGAGGGATCACTGA
- a CDS encoding CBS domain-containing protein, translating to MSSPVVAIAPGESLARARNLMLRYKINRVVVEDRGRPLGVLTSTDLVRAMLNPSLSRKAFDEIPAKAVMSSPVITVSEKTDVRYAARLMLKNNVGTLPVVDQEGKLVGIFTRTDAVKAYADGEGEVKQVIEVADRSPPTVSPFHSIYRVLEAMEEKPYHKVVVIEGRKPLGVIAKRDVLFLDLRSFTSGPSYLKRETPLEKGRTGGLRIYLIPLAIDLMSESVITALLDEDTRNASRRMIEKGVGCLPIVKGEELVGLFTKHDVLRLLVAS from the coding sequence ATGAGCTCTCCGGTGGTGGCCATAGCGCCCGGTGAGAGCCTGGCTCGCGCTAGAAATCTCATGTTGCGTTACAAGATAAATCGCGTCGTAGTAGAGGATCGAGGAAGGCCTTTAGGCGTCCTGACCTCCACGGACCTCGTCCGCGCTATGCTCAACCCGTCGCTGTCGCGCAAAGCATTCGACGAGATCCCGGCGAAGGCTGTCATGTCATCACCAGTTATCACGGTGAGCGAGAAGACGGATGTGAGATATGCGGCTAGGCTCATGTTGAAGAACAACGTAGGGACTCTCCCCGTAGTGGACCAAGAAGGGAAACTAGTCGGCATATTCACAAGGACCGACGCCGTTAAGGCTTACGCCGACGGCGAGGGCGAGGTGAAACAGGTTATCGAGGTGGCGGACCGCTCCCCCCCAACGGTCTCACCTTTCCATTCTATTTATAGGGTCCTTGAAGCGATGGAAGAGAAGCCCTACCACAAAGTTGTAGTCATTGAAGGGCGCAAGCCGCTTGGCGTGATAGCCAAGCGCGACGTCCTCTTTCTAGACCTCCGCTCGTTCACAAGCGGTCCGAGCTACCTCAAGCGCGAAACGCCACTAGAGAAGGGGCGCACCGGTGGACTCAGAATTTACCTAATCCCATTAGCGATCGATCTCATGAGCGAGAGCGTGATAACGGCCCTGCTCGACGAGGACACGAGAAATGCTTCTAGGAGAATGATCGAGAAAGGCGTGGGATGTCTGCCTATCGTTAAGGGAGAAGAACTAGTTGGACTATTTACGAAGCACGACGTGCTTAGACTCCTAGTCGCGAGTTAA
- a CDS encoding CBS domain-containing protein, with protein sequence MNRAFESALTVRDIMTVDVKTASPDARVSDVVRIMIENEIGSVVIVGDKREVLGIITERDLIRRVLARGLDPKAVKAEEIMSRPVITIEPDASVEEAANLMKEKGVGHLPVVESGRLVGIIAEGDILMLAPQFLEIVRIRAKRRRRGTL encoded by the coding sequence ATGAACAGAGCGTTCGAGAGCGCTCTCACCGTGAGAGACATCATGACCGTCGATGTTAAAACTGCTTCTCCCGACGCCAGAGTCTCTGACGTAGTTCGGATAATGATCGAGAACGAGATAGGTAGTGTTGTGATAGTAGGTGATAAGAGGGAGGTCTTAGGCATAATCACGGAGAGAGACCTCATCAGGCGTGTATTGGCGAGAGGCCTAGACCCCAAAGCAGTGAAGGCCGAGGAGATAATGAGCAGACCCGTTATTACGATAGAGCCCGACGCCTCTGTAGAGGAAGCGGCTAATTTGATGAAGGAGAAAGGAGTGGGACATCTGCCTGTAGTCGAGAGCGGCAGGCTCGTCGGCATAATAGCAGAGGGCGATATTTTGATGTTGGCACCTCAGTTCCTCGAGATCGTGCGCATCAGAGCGAAGAGGAGGAGGCGCGGCACTCTTTGA
- a CDS encoding CBS domain-containing protein yields the protein MSKAMGLPRRPRFEAHRWLRSNGKPSFSSRLHEKMPELKLVTSTPPITGTLTMKMIDAAKRMCEHRVRSLVLVERGGRYAGMLLVDHILSLLGGGELYDVVVGVLGSDLYSTVNIAVSEIADLDYPYLRLDASIDEVLRTLIEKDLSIIPILRKKSEAVYGVVSEHDLVRPLAGSVIGIKVSEVISPLMTLEESAPLIEAVRKMTRTRLRRIFLADASGNITSILEADAVCCYISSRAAFRETKKGYIEELLMIESARLASSSRIRTVDPREDVGAAISKIIEDNVGALLVIENSKAVGAITARDALYALLS from the coding sequence GTGAGTAAGGCTATGGGGCTCCCGAGAAGGCCTCGTTTCGAGGCCCATAGATGGCTCCGTAGCAACGGCAAGCCCAGCTTCTCGAGTCGACTCCATGAAAAGATGCCCGAGCTGAAGCTTGTGACCTCAACTCCCCCGATCACGGGGACTCTCACCATGAAAATGATCGATGCGGCGAAGCGTATGTGCGAACATCGAGTTAGGAGCTTGGTATTAGTTGAGCGCGGCGGCAGATATGCGGGCATGCTCTTGGTAGACCACATCCTGAGTTTGTTAGGAGGAGGCGAGCTTTACGATGTCGTGGTCGGCGTACTGGGCAGCGACCTATATTCCACGGTCAATATCGCTGTGAGCGAAATAGCAGACTTAGATTACCCCTATCTCAGACTCGACGCGTCAATAGACGAAGTTCTACGCACATTGATAGAAAAAGACCTAAGCATAATCCCCATACTACGTAAAAAGAGCGAGGCCGTGTATGGTGTAGTTAGTGAGCACGATCTTGTGAGACCGCTTGCCGGGAGCGTCATTGGCATTAAGGTATCTGAAGTGATATCCCCGCTAATGACGCTGGAGGAGTCGGCGCCTCTTATCGAGGCAGTGAGAAAGATGACAAGGACGAGGCTCCGTAGGATATTCCTAGCGGACGCCTCCGGAAACATTACATCTATTCTCGAGGCAGATGCGGTTTGTTGCTACATTTCGTCTCGCGCGGCTTTCCGAGAGACAAAGAAAGGCTATATAGAGGAGCTCCTCATGATTGAGTCAGCGCGTCTCGCCAGCTCGTCTCGCATACGGACGGTGGATCCACGCGAAGACGTAGGAGCAGCTATCTCGAAAATTATCGAGGACAACGTAGGCGCGCTTCTCGTGATCGAGAACAGCAAGGCGGTGGGAGCTATCACAGCACGCGACGCTCTCTACGCCCTATTAAGTTGA
- a CDS encoding DUF1512 domain-containing protein: MTFGAELGVPSTSTVTDWVTAVSQLVFTLVFLMLLFGFNQRIQVYMWSRSIRSKLAVLEDLARDGKSKVIDFLKSLGADRAEELTNKFIDYFVIEPVDIEPIDIIKRLDHILRVRELRLEEVIREHLRGINESLRSLAYSSLEIVLALHFIFKYVRHLLLTGQKTNNWVLIMQLEMLMPTILRQAQTYRRALDVFMEGKPIGDGIGPLVAFNLVRFAERKELVKDTVFSEVELEGRKLYVVKAKGPDSNVGHPGEAVEKLVNMLIQQNQSIGMIITIDAALKLEGEETGSIAEGVGAAIGDPGPEKIRIERVAAAHNIPLHAIVIKMSMEEAVLEISKEIAQAAQSVTERVRELVRRCQPGSSVIIVGIGNTMGIV, from the coding sequence GTGACGTTCGGAGCTGAACTAGGTGTGCCCTCCACGTCTACGGTCACAGACTGGGTCACTGCCGTGTCACAGTTGGTCTTCACGTTAGTATTTCTTATGCTGCTCTTCGGCTTTAATCAAAGGATCCAGGTCTACATGTGGTCAAGAAGCATTCGCTCAAAGCTGGCCGTACTCGAGGACCTGGCTCGAGATGGCAAGAGCAAAGTGATAGATTTCTTGAAAAGCTTGGGAGCCGATAGAGCGGAAGAGCTCACGAACAAGTTCATCGATTATTTCGTGATAGAGCCCGTCGATATCGAACCGATAGATATCATCAAGCGTCTCGATCACATACTGCGAGTCAGAGAGCTGAGACTCGAGGAAGTGATTAGAGAGCACCTGCGAGGTATCAACGAGAGCCTCAGGAGCTTGGCGTACTCGTCTCTCGAGATAGTCCTCGCACTGCATTTCATTTTCAAATACGTGAGGCATCTCCTCCTGACAGGACAAAAGACCAATAATTGGGTTCTCATCATGCAGCTCGAGATGTTGATGCCAACGATATTACGCCAAGCTCAGACCTACAGAAGGGCTCTCGACGTCTTCATGGAGGGTAAGCCTATAGGCGACGGCATAGGCCCATTAGTAGCGTTCAATCTAGTGAGATTCGCCGAGAGAAAAGAGCTTGTCAAGGACACGGTATTCTCCGAGGTGGAGCTCGAGGGCAGAAAGCTCTACGTTGTGAAAGCTAAGGGACCTGATAGCAACGTGGGTCATCCGGGTGAGGCCGTCGAGAAGCTAGTCAATATGCTTATTCAACAGAATCAGAGCATCGGAATGATAATCACAATCGACGCGGCGCTCAAGCTCGAGGGAGAAGAGACGGGGAGCATAGCCGAGGGCGTCGGAGCGGCGATAGGAGACCCGGGCCCCGAGAAGATCAGAATAGAGCGCGTCGCCGCTGCTCACAACATTCCGCTACACGCTATCGTGATCAAGATGAGCATGGAAGAGGCTGTGCTCGAGATTAGTAAGGAGATAGCTCAGGCGGCGCAATCGGTCACGGAGCGCGTTCGAGAGCTCGTCCGAAGATGTCAGCCGGGCTCCTCGGTAATAATCGTGGGAATAGGCAACACCATGGGAATAGTTTAA
- a CDS encoding CBS domain-containing protein, translating into MLSQQLANKASVRVGELARHRFPVVDKDHSVSEALRAMRRNQSDVVLVVEEGKPLGIFASEVLLEKLLTERTRLATVSGLHVSSFVSSNIHTISESETVTIAAKIMLEKKAISLLVSGDPLRLLSRRDLARLFVGVTDITVRDLMSPAIYIARYGERLVHLRRIMIEKRLDTVPVYGPRGELVGLISVDDIAWAFVFYHEELPERSRKRARRELRVEDCPLEGPLTVSPEDPASEAAKLLVERGARGVLVVESSKPVGILGVDEFVKALALYA; encoded by the coding sequence ATGCTGAGCCAACAACTGGCCAATAAAGCCTCCGTGAGGGTAGGAGAATTGGCTCGACATAGATTCCCCGTAGTAGATAAGGATCACAGCGTGAGCGAGGCTCTTCGGGCTATGCGGAGAAATCAGTCCGATGTGGTCCTCGTGGTTGAAGAGGGCAAACCCCTCGGCATCTTCGCAAGCGAGGTCCTGCTCGAGAAGCTCCTAACCGAAAGGACTAGGTTAGCGACAGTCTCAGGTCTACACGTGTCGAGTTTCGTAAGTAGCAACATCCACACTATAAGCGAGAGCGAAACCGTCACGATTGCGGCTAAAATTATGTTAGAGAAGAAGGCGATCTCGCTCTTAGTGAGCGGCGATCCTCTCAGACTCCTCAGCAGGAGGGATCTGGCTCGACTCTTCGTAGGAGTCACGGATATAACCGTTCGAGATCTTATGTCGCCGGCGATCTACATCGCGAGGTACGGCGAGAGGCTTGTGCACCTCAGACGGATCATGATAGAGAAGAGACTCGATACAGTCCCCGTCTATGGTCCAAGAGGGGAGCTAGTCGGCTTGATCAGCGTAGACGACATAGCTTGGGCTTTCGTGTTTTATCATGAGGAATTGCCCGAGAGGAGCAGGAAGAGGGCCAGGCGAGAGCTGCGAGTGGAAGATTGCCCGCTCGAGGGGCCCTTAACGGTCTCCCCGGAAGACCCTGCGAGCGAAGCCGCTAAGCTCTTAGTAGAACGCGGAGCACGAGGAGTGCTCGTAGTCGAGAGCTCGAAGCCCGTTGGGATCCTCGGTGTCGATGAGTTCGTCAAAGCGTTAGCTCTCTATGCGTGA